The following are encoded together in the Bacteroidales bacterium MB20-C3-3 genome:
- the murQ gene encoding N-acetylmuramic acid 6-phosphate etherase, whose product MKITEQPSRYSDLDKMSTLDLLQNMNREDKTVPVAVEKCIPQIEKIVDGIVERMKKGGRLFYLGAGTSGRLGILDASEIPPTYGAPYDLVIGLIAGGDSAIRRAVEAAEDNWDMGWSDMQQFGIDKNDVVIGIAASGTTPYVIGAVREARRRGLLTGCITCNPNSPLAAEVEIPIEVVVGPEFVTGSTRMKSGTAQKLVLNMISTTSMIKLGRVKGNKMVDMQLTNAKLVDRGTLMIMEEAGITDYELANSLLLEHGSVRKAVDFHLGKTQSKN is encoded by the coding sequence ATGAAGATTACAGAACAACCATCAAGGTATAGCGACCTTGACAAGATGTCTACCCTGGATTTGCTCCAGAATATGAACAGAGAGGATAAAACAGTTCCTGTAGCAGTTGAAAAGTGCATCCCTCAAATTGAAAAGATAGTTGACGGAATTGTAGAAAGGATGAAAAAGGGTGGAAGGCTCTTTTACCTGGGAGCCGGTACAAGCGGCAGGCTGGGTATATTGGATGCATCTGAAATTCCGCCAACATACGGAGCTCCTTATGATCTGGTAATAGGTCTGATAGCCGGCGGTGATTCTGCAATAAGAAGAGCTGTTGAGGCTGCTGAGGATAACTGGGATATGGGATGGAGCGATATGCAGCAATTTGGGATTGATAAAAACGATGTGGTAATTGGCATAGCAGCTTCCGGAACTACTCCCTATGTCATTGGAGCAGTAAGAGAGGCCAGAAGGAGAGGTCTTCTTACTGGCTGTATAACCTGTAACCCAAACTCTCCACTTGCAGCAGAGGTTGAGATTCCAATTGAGGTTGTTGTGGGGCCGGAGTTTGTAACAGGCAGCACAAGAATGAAATCAGGAACTGCTCAAAAACTGGTGTTGAATATGATATCTACAACCTCTATGATTAAGCTTGGTCGTGTTAAGGGGAATAAAATGGTGGATATGCAGCTTACAAATGCCAAACTTGTTGACAGAGGAACCCTGATGATTATGGAGGAGGCCGGCATAACAGACTACGAGCTGGCTAACTCGCTTTTGCTTGAACACGGATCTGTGAGAAAGGCAGTTGACTTTCATCTTGGAAAGACTCAATCAAAAAATTAA
- a CDS encoding sodium:solute symporter produces MQHDFPLSWLLIAFTLYTALLFFISWLTSRKADSGSYFLGNKKSPWYIVAYGMVGTSISGVTFISVPGNVLNQNFYYMPLVLGFVVGYLVIAKVLIPLYYKMNLTSIYGYLESRFGFFTYKTGASVFMVSRILGAAVRIFVVVLVLHTFLPQDSVPFWLVAFIFMFLIFLYTFKGGVKTIIWTDVLQTTFMLLAVGLTIYFVAKEMQWGIGDMARAVAGTDYAQWLDWEWSNSTNAIKQFVAGIFITIVMTGLDQEMMQKNLTCKNIGEAQKNIYTTSITIVVVNFFFLLMGAVLAIFVSSKLGGMEGIGLANELGEFTKAQTDKLFPTIASQYLGLGVGLFFIIGLISASYPSAGGALTSLTTSFCIDFIGFGKRTDLSEERKKSIRQKAHAGFAILFFLIILILYKVNNQAVIDLVYLLAAYTYGPLLGFFFFGILTNYTVKDRYMPLVAIASPILCFVLDYVGKEFLGFGFGFTILIANGLFTFIGMYLLREGKRA; encoded by the coding sequence ATGCAACATGACTTTCCACTTTCGTGGCTTCTGATAGCCTTTACGCTCTACACGGCTCTTCTTTTCTTTATATCCTGGCTGACATCCAGAAAGGCCGACAGCGGTTCCTATTTTCTCGGAAATAAGAAATCTCCATGGTATATCGTTGCCTACGGAATGGTTGGAACATCAATTTCCGGTGTGACTTTTATCTCTGTACCGGGAAATGTTCTTAATCAAAATTTCTACTATATGCCGCTTGTATTAGGATTTGTAGTTGGTTACCTTGTTATTGCCAAGGTGCTGATCCCTCTCTATTACAAGATGAATCTTACCTCAATTTACGGATACCTTGAAAGCAGGTTTGGCTTCTTTACATATAAGACCGGGGCCTCTGTCTTTATGGTATCAAGAATATTAGGGGCGGCTGTAAGAATATTTGTTGTGGTTTTAGTGCTTCATACATTTCTGCCTCAGGATTCTGTCCCATTTTGGTTAGTTGCATTTATATTTATGTTTCTGATATTTCTCTACACTTTTAAAGGTGGTGTAAAGACAATCATATGGACAGATGTTCTTCAGACAACCTTTATGTTACTGGCAGTAGGACTGACTATATATTTTGTTGCCAAAGAGATGCAGTGGGGGATTGGTGATATGGCAAGAGCAGTTGCAGGCACAGATTATGCTCAGTGGCTTGACTGGGAGTGGAGCAACTCTACTAATGCCATCAAACAGTTTGTAGCCGGTATTTTTATCACCATTGTAATGACAGGACTTGATCAGGAGATGATGCAAAAGAACCTTACCTGCAAAAATATTGGTGAGGCACAAAAAAATATATATACAACCAGTATAACAATAGTTGTCGTAAACTTCTTCTTCCTTTTGATGGGAGCAGTACTCGCCATTTTTGTAAGCTCAAAGCTAGGCGGAATGGAGGGTATCGGACTTGCAAATGAGTTAGGTGAATTTACGAAAGCTCAGACAGATAAATTGTTTCCAACAATTGCCAGCCAGTACCTTGGACTTGGTGTTGGTCTCTTCTTTATTATTGGATTGATCTCTGCCTCATACCCAAGTGCAGGAGGTGCTTTAACATCGTTGACAACCTCTTTTTGTATTGACTTTATTGGGTTTGGTAAAAGAACGGATTTGTCTGAAGAGAGAAAAAAGAGCATCAGACAAAAGGCTCATGCTGGATTTGCAATACTCTTCTTTTTGATAATTTTGATACTGTATAAAGTAAATAATCAGGCGGTTATTGACTTGGTATATTTGCTTGCAGCATACACTTATGGTCCGCTTCTGGGCTTCTTCTTCTTTGGAATTCTTACAAATTATACTGTTAAGGATAGATATATGCCACTAGTAGCAATAGCATCACCAATTCTTTGCTTTGTACTGGATTATGTTGGTAAGGAGTTTCTTGGCTTTGGTTTTGGCTTTACGATACTAATAGCTAATGGTCTCTTTACATTCATTGGAATGTATCTTCTGAGAGAGGGTAAGAGAGCCTGA
- a CDS encoding MFS transporter, which yields MKKEKTSSIKSFTGNFWTAISMEFLERGAYYGVMSVLGVFLILTPLEGGLGFSKEQAGAILGTIPPLLYLLPIIAGAIADRYGYRKVLFFAFTCMILGYGFTGLSNSYFLVFLSLILMALGAGFFKPVISGTIARTTNEKNSGLGFGIFYWSINLGAFLFPLILVPILKAQSYSYIFYMASITAIVLFLINLFVYKEPERVKSNKTIGVVLSEMLMVLKDWRFILMIFLYSGFWILYFQMFGTVLWYVRDYLDMTPVNNAVNSFLGLFVDNPSWKFDVEHVTVINAGVIILLQLVISSIVKNRPALPTMITGIGLGTIGMLILSVSNTPWIFILGIMTFTIGEMTTHPKFISYIGLIAPPDKKALYLGYSFLYGVIGSSIGGFLGSRLYIKYVDELGNPSALWTILSAIGLFSMISLWLYNKFIVKKS from the coding sequence ATGAAGAAAGAGAAAACATCTTCCATCAAATCATTCACCGGCAATTTCTGGACAGCTATCAGTATGGAGTTCCTTGAGAGGGGTGCGTACTACGGAGTAATGTCTGTTCTGGGTGTCTTTTTAATTCTTACCCCACTTGAGGGGGGGCTCGGATTCAGCAAAGAACAGGCGGGAGCCATACTCGGCACAATACCTCCTCTGCTTTATCTTTTACCCATTATTGCAGGAGCAATTGCAGACAGATACGGATACAGAAAGGTGCTGTTTTTTGCCTTCACCTGTATGATTCTTGGATATGGTTTCACCGGACTGTCAAACTCATATTTCCTTGTTTTCCTCTCCCTTATTCTTATGGCTCTGGGAGCAGGATTCTTTAAACCTGTAATTTCAGGGACTATTGCCAGAACAACTAATGAAAAAAACTCAGGTCTTGGTTTTGGAATATTCTACTGGTCAATTAACCTTGGTGCATTTCTATTTCCGCTTATTCTTGTTCCGATACTTAAGGCTCAGTCATACAGCTATATTTTTTACATGGCTTCTATTACAGCAATAGTGCTCTTTCTGATAAACTTATTTGTTTATAAAGAACCGGAAAGGGTTAAGAGCAATAAAACCATTGGAGTAGTATTAAGCGAAATGCTTATGGTACTTAAGGACTGGAGGTTTATACTTATGATTTTCCTTTACTCCGGATTCTGGATTCTTTACTTCCAGATGTTTGGGACTGTCCTCTGGTATGTCAGAGACTACCTGGATATGACACCGGTAAATAATGCAGTCAACTCTTTTCTTGGACTCTTCGTTGACAACCCATCCTGGAAGTTTGATGTTGAACATGTTACCGTTATTAATGCGGGTGTAATTATACTGCTTCAGCTTGTAATATCTTCCATTGTTAAAAACAGGCCCGCTCTCCCTACTATGATTACAGGTATAGGTTTGGGGACTATTGGCATGCTTATTCTGTCAGTATCAAATACACCGTGGATTTTTATACTTGGTATTATGACATTCACAATTGGAGAGATGACCACTCATCCAAAATTCATTTCATACATCGGACTGATAGCCCCTCCTGACAAAAAGGCTCTATACCTGGGTTACTCATTTCTCTATGGAGTAATCGGAAGCAGCATAGGTGGCTTCCTTGGGTCAAGATTATATATAAAATATGTTGACGAACTGGGAAATCCATCTGCTCTATGGACAATTCTCTCTGCAATCGGGCTGTTCAGTATGATTTCTCTATGGCTCTACAATAAATTTATTGTAAAGAAAAGCTAG
- a CDS encoding ribonuclease Z: MNFTLTTLGTASALPTVNRFPSAHVLNVHERLFLIDCGEGCQMQLRRQGISFLKINEIFITHIHGDHIFGLFGLLSTMSLLGRSSDLFIYAPENFSPILNSLLTHFGAQFKYSVVHKIVSGNSPEKIFETKSCEVLSFPLNHRTTCYGYLFREKSPKRNIHKHLIDKYSLSLWEIARLKEGSDIVRDNGDLLSCEELSYIPYTPRSFAYCTDTAPFKQLPEWIANVDLLYHEATFLEDNIKTAEATFHSTARQAAAIALDAGVAKLLMGHFSSRYKDLELSLKEAREIFPESHIAREGMVIEIELKKN; the protein is encoded by the coding sequence ATGAATTTCACACTGACAACTTTGGGAACTGCCTCGGCACTTCCCACGGTGAACAGGTTTCCAAGCGCTCATGTTCTGAATGTTCATGAGCGCTTGTTTTTAATTGATTGCGGAGAGGGTTGTCAGATGCAGCTGAGGAGACAGGGGATCTCCTTTCTTAAGATAAACGAGATATTTATAACTCATATACACGGAGACCATATTTTTGGTCTGTTTGGTCTGTTATCAACAATGTCCCTGCTCGGGAGAAGCAGTGATTTGTTTATATATGCTCCGGAGAACTTCTCTCCGATTCTTAATTCACTGTTAACCCATTTTGGAGCTCAGTTTAAGTATTCTGTAGTTCATAAAATAGTCTCAGGTAATAGCCCGGAAAAGATTTTTGAAACAAAAAGCTGTGAGGTTCTATCATTTCCCCTTAATCACAGAACAACTTGCTATGGTTACCTATTCAGGGAAAAGAGCCCAAAAAGAAATATTCACAAACATCTGATTGATAAATATTCTCTTTCATTATGGGAGATTGCACGGCTTAAAGAGGGGAGTGATATTGTAAGAGATAACGGAGATTTACTCTCTTGTGAAGAACTCTCTTACATCCCTTATACCCCCAGGTCATTTGCTTACTGTACAGATACTGCTCCATTTAAACAACTGCCTGAATGGATTGCAAATGTGGACCTCCTTTATCACGAAGCAACTTTTCTGGAAGATAATATAAAAACAGCAGAGGCAACATTTCACTCCACAGCCAGACAGGCAGCAGCAATTGCACTGGATGCAGGAGTTGCAAAACTTTTAATGGGACACTTCTCTTCCAGATATAAAGATCTCGAACTTTCGCTGAAAGAGGCAAGAGAGATTTTCCCGGAGAGTCATATTGCCAGGGAGGGCATGGTTATTGAAATAGAACTAAAGAAAAATTGA
- a CDS encoding manganese efflux pump MntP family protein — protein sequence MSWAELILLALGLCFDTFAVSLSSGMCLPQIPRLSFIRIVSTFAVVQSLFIFAGWLAGIGLQSLIVFVDHWIAFVILVYTGVKMIKDSLANPEEVCLDIRKPKVLITAAVATSIDALAVGVGLAMATLSLKDISVTASVIFVFTLLSSIAGIKWGRYVGVRAGKRAGVAGGIILIFIGFKILVEHLEILT from the coding sequence ATGTCCTGGGCGGAACTTATACTTCTGGCCTTAGGTCTCTGTTTCGACACATTTGCCGTGTCGTTGTCTTCAGGAATGTGCCTTCCTCAAATTCCAAGACTCTCTTTTATCAGAATAGTATCCACATTTGCTGTGGTTCAGTCTCTTTTTATATTTGCCGGTTGGCTGGCCGGTATAGGGCTGCAGTCACTTATTGTATTTGTTGATCATTGGATTGCTTTTGTTATACTTGTATACACAGGAGTTAAAATGATAAAGGATAGTCTGGCAAATCCAGAGGAGGTGTGTCTTGATATAAGAAAACCAAAAGTATTAATTACAGCAGCAGTTGCTACAAGTATTGATGCACTTGCAGTGGGTGTGGGGCTTGCAATGGCAACCCTTAGCTTAAAGGATATTTCAGTAACAGCTTCAGTTATATTTGTTTTTACACTTCTCTCCTCAATTGCAGGTATTAAGTGGGGAAGGTATGTTGGTGTGAGGGCAGGTAAAAGAGCGGGTGTAGCAGGGGGTATAATCCTCATTTTTATAGGATTTAAGATTTTGGTTGAGCATTTGGAAATTTTAACCTAA
- a CDS encoding CorA family divalent cation transporter: MLEIFYKNKGQVTTTSEITALDQLGYDDVLWIDLWSPSGDEKRAIETYLNTTIQSRAQAEEIESSSRYSENETSIFANTNFLIPGPDNYSMEAVSFILCEGIIVTIRNVPLRSFTDIQRKLMANYRLMPTGYHILVGILENRIDLDADMIELMSKEIAQYSKTVSLGGAVNEEFLLEITQLQENTMLVRENIVDKQRMISSILKSDKFPRDVFTKLNILMRDVSSLINHTNFSFERLEYLQNTVIGLINLEQNKLMRIFTFVSLLLMPPTLIASIYGMNIELPVLGGMYDFILLIVVMLISVLFASLLFRMKRRKGGRY, encoded by the coding sequence ATGCTTGAAATATTTTACAAGAACAAAGGACAGGTAACAACCACTTCTGAAATAACAGCACTTGACCAGCTTGGTTATGATGATGTTTTGTGGATAGACCTCTGGTCTCCCTCCGGAGACGAGAAGCGTGCTATTGAAACCTATCTAAACACTACTATTCAGAGTCGTGCTCAGGCAGAGGAGATTGAGAGTTCATCAAGATACTCTGAAAATGAGACATCTATATTTGCAAACACAAACTTTCTGATTCCTGGTCCGGATAACTACAGCATGGAGGCCGTATCCTTTATTCTCTGCGAGGGAATTATTGTGACAATAAGAAATGTTCCTCTCAGAAGTTTCACTGATATTCAGAGGAAACTTATGGCCAACTACAGGTTGATGCCAACCGGTTATCACATTCTGGTGGGTATCCTTGAAAACAGAATTGACCTTGATGCCGACATGATAGAGCTGATGTCAAAGGAGATTGCCCAATATTCAAAAACAGTCTCCCTTGGGGGAGCTGTGAATGAGGAGTTCCTCCTTGAGATAACTCAGTTGCAAGAGAATACAATGCTTGTAAGAGAGAATATTGTGGATAAACAGAGGATGATATCAAGTATTCTTAAAAGCGACAAATTCCCCAGGGATGTATTTACCAAACTCAACATTCTGATGAGAGATGTTAGCTCTCTGATTAATCACACTAACTTCAGTTTTGAGCGTCTCGAATATTTGCAGAATACTGTTATCGGTCTTATTAATCTGGAGCAGAACAAACTGATGAGGATTTTTACTTTTGTATCTCTTCTCCTAATGCCACCTACATTAATTGCAAGTATTTACGGGATGAACATTGAGCTTCCTGTACTTGGGGGAATGTATGATTTTATCCTCTTAATTGTTGTGATGCTAATATCAGTACTCTTCGCCTCTCTTCTCTTCAGGATGAAGAGAAGAAAGGGTGGAAGATACTAG
- the rpsA gene encoding 30S ribosomal protein S1, which yields MSKEIKEIENEDQIEIVAKNDEKLDAFIEDDAAVEVAAPKKKKSNISVPVDKFDWDAFETDNVYDNDKSVISDMYDQTLSKVSENEVVEGTVVTFNKREVIVNIGYKSEGVISINEFRYNPDLAVGDKVEVYVENAEDKKGQLILSHKKARSLRSWDRVNEAFDKDEIVKGYIKCRTKGGMIVDVFGIEAFLPGSQIDVKPIRDYDIFVNKTMEFKIVKINHEFRNVVVSHKALIEAELEAQKADIIGKLEKGQILEGVVKNITSYGVFIDLGGVDGLIHITDLSWGRINHPEEVVQLDQKINVVILDFDDTKKRIALGLKQLNAHPWDALDQTLQVGDKVKGKVVVIADYGAFIEIQPGVEGLIHVSEMSWSLHLRSAQDFLKVGDEVEAVILTLDRDERKMSLGIKQLKNDPWATIAEKYPVGTKCTATVRNFTNFGVFVELEEGVDGLVHISDLSWTKKVKHPSEFTAVGEKLEVVVLEVDQENRRLSLGHKQLEENPWDVFESVFTTGSIHEGTVIAFVDKGAAVALPYGVEGYVSTRNLVKEDGTPAKLEDKLDFKVLEFNKSTKRIVLSHTRINEEARREEVKEKIDEGDSTQKAVKKLKANLEKTTLGDISELAALKSEMESKEEAANN from the coding sequence ATGTCTAAAGAAATTAAAGAAATCGAAAACGAAGATCAGATTGAGATCGTCGCAAAAAATGATGAAAAGCTGGATGCTTTCATTGAGGATGATGCTGCTGTAGAGGTGGCTGCTCCAAAGAAAAAGAAGAGTAATATCTCTGTACCTGTTGACAAATTTGACTGGGATGCATTTGAAACAGACAACGTTTATGATAATGACAAAAGTGTCATTTCAGATATGTATGACCAGACTCTTTCAAAGGTAAGCGAAAATGAGGTAGTTGAAGGTACTGTTGTTACATTCAACAAAAGAGAGGTTATCGTTAACATCGGATACAAAAGTGAAGGTGTTATAAGCATCAATGAGTTCCGTTACAATCCGGACCTTGCTGTAGGCGATAAAGTAGAAGTTTATGTTGAAAACGCAGAGGACAAAAAGGGTCAGCTGATCCTCTCCCACAAAAAGGCGCGTTCACTCCGCTCATGGGACAGAGTAAACGAAGCGTTTGATAAAGATGAAATTGTAAAAGGTTACATCAAGTGCAGGACCAAAGGTGGTATGATTGTGGATGTATTTGGAATTGAAGCATTCCTTCCTGGTTCACAAATTGATGTTAAGCCTATCAGAGATTACGATATATTTGTAAACAAAACAATGGAGTTCAAGATTGTTAAGATCAATCACGAGTTCCGTAATGTTGTTGTTTCTCACAAAGCTCTTATTGAGGCAGAACTTGAAGCTCAGAAAGCCGATATCATTGGCAAACTTGAGAAGGGTCAGATCCTTGAGGGAGTTGTTAAGAATATCACATCATATGGTGTATTTATTGACCTTGGCGGTGTAGATGGACTTATCCATATTACAGACCTTTCATGGGGAAGAATAAATCACCCTGAAGAGGTAGTTCAGCTTGACCAGAAGATCAATGTTGTTATTCTTGACTTTGATGATACTAAAAAGAGAATTGCTCTTGGTCTTAAGCAGCTTAATGCACATCCTTGGGATGCTCTTGATCAGACGCTACAGGTTGGTGATAAGGTTAAAGGCAAAGTTGTTGTCATCGCAGATTATGGTGCGTTTATTGAAATTCAGCCAGGTGTTGAAGGTCTTATTCACGTATCTGAGATGTCATGGTCACTTCACCTACGCAGCGCGCAGGACTTCCTTAAAGTTGGTGACGAAGTTGAGGCAGTTATCCTCACTCTTGACCGTGATGAAAGGAAGATGTCTCTTGGTATCAAACAACTTAAGAATGATCCTTGGGCAACCATCGCAGAAAAGTATCCTGTTGGAACAAAATGTACTGCAACAGTTCGCAACTTCACCAATTTTGGCGTTTTTGTAGAGCTTGAAGAGGGTGTAGACGGACTTGTTCACATTAGTGATCTGTCATGGACTAAAAAGGTTAAACACCCTTCAGAATTTACTGCAGTAGGAGAGAAGCTTGAGGTTGTTGTTCTTGAGGTTGATCAGGAGAATCGCCGTCTTAGCCTTGGACACAAACAATTAGAGGAGAATCCTTGGGATGTATTTGAATCAGTTTTCACAACCGGTTCAATTCACGAAGGAACTGTGATTGCTTTTGTTGACAAAGGTGCAGCTGTTGCACTCCCTTACGGTGTAGAGGGTTATGTAAGCACCAGAAACCTTGTAAAGGAGGATGGAACACCTGCAAAACTGGAGGATAAATTAGATTTCAAGGTTCTTGAATTTAATAAGTCAACAAAGAGAATTGTGCTTTCACACACAAGAATCAACGAAGAGGCACGCAGAGAAGAGGTAAAAGAGAAAATTGATGAGGGCGACTCTACACAAAAAGCGGTAAAGAAGCTTAAAGCAAATCTTGAAAAGACAACTCTCGGCGACATCAGCGAACTTGCAGCTCTTAAGAGCGAGATGGAAAGCAAAGAAGAAGCCGCTAACAATTAA
- a CDS encoding menaquinone biosynthesis protein, translated as MKVRVSAISYLNTAPFVYGLENHPVSGLIDLEFVPPAVTASKLISGDADLGLVPVAAIPYITNPQIVSDYCIGAEGRVASVLLCSGKRISEIERIFLDSESRTSVILTRILCKNYWMISPEFVDFNFSDSSLDNSSSYILIGDKALLNASRFEFVYDLAEVWMEYKNLPFVFACWTANKTLPDSFIEMFNEALTLGVNNVEKSVERFADKFSREYALEYLKNNISYNLTADKRKGLSEFWSLAPDELKSRVRWFG; from the coding sequence ATGAAGGTTAGAGTTTCCGCCATATCCTATCTCAATACAGCTCCGTTTGTTTACGGACTTGAGAATCATCCTGTATCCGGGTTGATTGATCTCGAGTTTGTTCCACCTGCTGTTACCGCATCTAAACTGATTTCAGGAGATGCAGACCTTGGATTGGTTCCGGTTGCTGCAATCCCATATATTACAAATCCGCAAATTGTATCTGATTATTGCATAGGAGCAGAGGGAAGAGTAGCCTCAGTTCTGCTGTGCAGTGGAAAGAGAATCAGCGAAATTGAGAGAATTTTCCTGGATAGCGAATCTAGAACATCTGTTATTCTTACCAGAATTTTATGTAAAAATTACTGGATGATATCTCCTGAGTTTGTAGATTTTAATTTTTCAGATAGTTCACTTGATAATAGCTCCTCATATATACTTATTGGTGATAAAGCTCTTCTTAATGCCAGCCGATTTGAATTTGTATATGATTTGGCAGAGGTGTGGATGGAGTATAAAAATCTTCCATTTGTATTTGCCTGCTGGACGGCAAATAAAACTCTTCCTGACTCTTTCATAGAGATGTTTAATGAAGCGCTGACATTAGGAGTCAATAATGTTGAAAAGAGTGTAGAGCGTTTTGCTGACAAGTTTAGCAGGGAATATGCTCTTGAGTACCTTAAAAACAATATCTCATATAATTTAACGGCAGATAAGCGAAAGGGACTATCGGAATTCTGGAGTCTGGCCCCTGACGAACTTAAATCCCGAGTCCGATGGTTTGGCTAA
- a CDS encoding ATPase — protein MRLIADSGSTKVDWRAIHSDGSVQKITTAGINPFFQTEEQIIYELEQHLLPDISATVTEIHFYGAGVASPEKIQVLQNCFRKVFPKSRANAYTDLLAAARALCGRKPGIAAILGTGANSCYYDGENIADNVPACGYILGDEGSGAVLGRKFISDYLKRQLPKDLNDIFDQKYGLTYGSVIERVYRQPFPNRYLATFSVFLNDNKNHPHIDKLLRDSFEEFFTRNIMQYDYKKYKVNLVGSVAYYYQDIISEVAEKLGVKLGTILKSPIEGLVQYHKSL, from the coding sequence ATGCGTTTAATTGCAGACAGCGGCTCAACCAAAGTAGATTGGAGAGCTATTCACAGCGACGGTTCGGTCCAGAAAATCACAACAGCAGGTATTAATCCTTTTTTTCAAACCGAAGAGCAGATAATTTATGAACTGGAGCAACATCTTCTTCCTGATATAAGTGCTACTGTTACCGAGATTCATTTCTACGGTGCTGGTGTGGCCTCTCCTGAAAAAATTCAGGTGCTCCAGAATTGTTTCAGAAAGGTTTTCCCAAAATCTCGTGCAAACGCCTACACTGATCTTCTTGCTGCAGCAAGGGCTCTTTGCGGGCGCAAGCCGGGAATAGCTGCCATATTGGGTACCGGTGCAAACTCCTGTTATTACGATGGTGAGAATATTGCAGATAATGTTCCGGCGTGCGGTTATATTCTTGGTGACGAGGGGAGTGGTGCAGTCCTTGGAAGAAAGTTTATCTCAGATTATTTAAAGAGGCAATTACCAAAAGATCTTAATGATATCTTTGATCAAAAATATGGCCTTACTTATGGTTCTGTAATTGAACGAGTTTATCGCCAGCCTTTTCCAAACAGATACCTTGCAACCTTCTCTGTATTTCTAAATGATAACAAGAACCATCCACATATTGACAAACTCCTGAGAGATAGTTTTGAGGAGTTTTTTACCAGAAATATTATGCAGTATGACTATAAAAAGTATAAGGTAAATCTTGTAGGGTCAGTTGCATACTACTATCAGGATATTATATCTGAGGTGGCAGAAAAGCTTGGAGTCAAACTTGGCACAATACTTAAGTCTCCTATTGAGGGGCTTGTTCAATATCATAAATCACTGTAA
- the recR gene encoding recombination mediator RecR: protein MYRSNLTSTLLQDAVDELSSLPGIGKKSALRFALHLMRQPGENVERFSKSILRMRSEIKYCKECNMISDSDICPVCSSPSRERTLVCVVESIRDVISIENTGQYNGLYHVLGGIISPMDGTGPSDLSIDHLISRVSAGVVNEVFLALSTTMEGETTAYYLFKKLNNFDIKISTIARGVGFGDDLEYTDEVTLGRSIQNRQPFVPLSK, encoded by the coding sequence ATGTACAGAAGTAACCTTACATCTACACTTTTACAGGATGCTGTTGATGAACTCTCTTCTCTTCCCGGAATAGGGAAGAAGAGTGCGCTGAGATTTGCGCTACATCTTATGAGGCAGCCGGGAGAGAATGTGGAGCGATTCAGTAAATCAATTCTCAGAATGAGGAGTGAGATTAAATATTGCAAAGAGTGTAATATGATCTCAGATTCGGATATTTGTCCGGTATGCTCTTCTCCATCACGGGAGAGGACTCTTGTGTGTGTTGTTGAGAGCATCAGAGATGTTATAAGTATTGAAAACACAGGTCAGTACAATGGGTTGTACCATGTTCTGGGAGGAATAATATCACCTATGGATGGTACAGGACCCTCAGATTTATCGATTGATCATCTGATTTCCAGAGTTTCAGCCGGAGTGGTTAATGAAGTTTTTCTTGCCCTTAGTACAACTATGGAGGGAGAGACAACTGCATACTATCTGTTCAAGAAACTTAACAATTTTGATATTAAAATAAGTACAATAGCAAGGGGTGTTGGTTTTGGTGATGATCTTGAGTACACTGACGAAGTGACTCTGGGGCGTTCAATCCAGAACAGGCAGCCTTTTGTGCCATTAAGCAAATAA